Proteins from one Desulfonema limicola genomic window:
- a CDS encoding ABC transporter ATP-binding protein, with protein MQSDFGYSEEKDIGKPYDIKLLKRLWPYTRPYWVTLICAVFLIIIITVLDISMPYIIKIAIDKYIVPQDLAQVLDIEQKIQGVSLAAAVFLIVIIFNFLLNFVQVMIMEYAGQGIMHDLRIKLFAHIQSLPVPFFNKTPIARLVTRNTNDIQNMHELFTSVIVFVFKDMFLLIGIALVLLSIRWQLALACFTLLPFVIYSSFYFARKARDAFRTLRIKTSEINNRFSETISGIKVIQIFRQEAQNYKKLKKINHEFYIAGMEQIRIFAMFMPLVELFNSTALALVIYFGGGSVVSDKISLGVLVAFISYMRMFFNPIRDIAEKYNILQNAMSSAERIFILIDEPVRKKHEHVIKSGRIEKIEFDNVYFEYVKDEPVLKGISFEIKAGETIAIAGPTGSGKTSLINLITRFYDIDSGEIRINGHDIQKWDIGDLRSRIALVTQDPFLFSDSVKNNIIQQKDGISHTDFLEILKASNCDEFIHQLSQGADTILSEGGGSISSGERQLISIARAFARNPELIILDEATSYIDSETEVRIQDAVSNLMQNRTSIVVAHRLSTARNADSIIVINKGRIIESGTHEKLMENKGFYYKLNQLQK; from the coding sequence ATGCAATCTGATTTTGGATATTCCGAAGAAAAGGACATTGGCAAACCTTATGATATAAAACTTCTCAAGCGTTTATGGCCCTATACAAGGCCCTATTGGGTTACATTAATATGTGCTGTTTTTTTAATTATTATTATCACTGTGCTGGATATTTCCATGCCCTATATAATCAAGATAGCTATTGATAAATATATTGTGCCTCAGGATTTGGCACAAGTTCTTGATATTGAACAGAAAATACAGGGTGTAAGTCTTGCAGCAGCAGTGTTTCTTATTGTTATTATCTTTAATTTTCTTTTAAACTTTGTCCAGGTTATGATTATGGAATATGCAGGCCAGGGTATTATGCACGATTTGAGAATAAAATTATTTGCCCATATTCAAAGCCTGCCTGTACCCTTTTTTAATAAAACACCCATTGCCAGGCTGGTAACAAGAAATACAAACGATATACAGAATATGCACGAATTATTTACATCTGTTATTGTTTTTGTTTTTAAAGATATGTTTTTACTTATAGGTATTGCCCTTGTTCTCCTGAGTATAAGATGGCAGCTTGCCCTGGCCTGTTTTACCCTTCTGCCTTTTGTAATCTATTCATCTTTTTACTTTGCACGCAAAGCAAGGGATGCATTCAGAACATTAAGGATAAAAACCTCCGAGATTAATAACCGGTTTTCAGAAACCATTTCAGGTATCAAGGTTATTCAGATTTTCAGGCAGGAGGCTCAGAATTATAAAAAATTAAAAAAAATCAATCATGAATTTTATATTGCAGGCATGGAACAAATTCGCATTTTTGCCATGTTCATGCCCCTTGTTGAATTGTTTAACTCAACTGCTCTTGCTCTTGTTATTTATTTTGGGGGAGGCAGTGTTGTTTCAGACAAGATCAGTCTGGGAGTGCTGGTTGCTTTTATTTCATATATGCGGATGTTTTTTAATCCCATACGGGATATTGCAGAAAAATATAATATACTCCAAAATGCCATGTCATCGGCAGAACGGATTTTTATTCTTATTGATGAACCTGTTAGAAAAAAACATGAACATGTGATAAAATCAGGCAGGATTGAAAAGATTGAATTTGATAATGTTTATTTTGAATATGTTAAAGATGAGCCTGTGCTTAAAGGGATTTCCTTTGAGATTAAAGCAGGTGAAACCATTGCTATTGCAGGGCCTACAGGTTCAGGAAAAACATCTTTGATAAATTTGATTACCAGGTTTTATGATATTGATTCAGGTGAGATAAGGATTAACGGGCATGATATTCAAAAATGGGATATTGGGGATCTCCGCTCAAGAATTGCCCTGGTAACCCAGGATCCGTTTTTGTTTTCAGACAGTGTTAAAAACAATATTATCCAGCAAAAGGATGGAATATCCCACACAGATTTTCTTGAAATTCTAAAAGCATCAAACTGCGATGAATTTATTCACCAGCTTTCCCAGGGAGCCGACACAATTCTATCAGAAGGAGGGGGTTCCATATCCAGCGGAGAACGCCAGCTTATTTCCATTGCCAGGGCTTTTGCAAGAAATCCTGAGCTGATTATCCTGGATGAAGCAACATCCTATATAGATTCAGAAACCGAGGTCAGGATTCAGGATGCTGTATCAAATCTCATGCAAAACCGGACATCCATAGTAGTGGCCCATAGATTGTCAACAGCCAGAAATGCTGATTCAATAATTGTAATTAACAAGGGAAGGATTATAGAATCAGGTACCCATGAAAAACTAATGGAAAATAAGGGGTTTTATTATAAACTGAATCAACTGCAAAAATAA
- a CDS encoding ABC transporter ATP-binding protein gives MNTFYLIKPYFVKNRSSIALGLVCLIAVDLLQLFIPRIIKLAVDDLASLKAGVSDLMWYALSIIGITLFITILRYFWRIFLMGMSRELEEGLRNRLFSHIQTLSASYFNKVKSGDLMAHATNDIHHIRMASGMGMVAIASAAVLGISTIGFMAYINLSLTFFVLIPMPGIILCTRFFSRQMLNAYMEVQSSFSELTEIVRERFTGIRIVKAYNREPESMSVVEKISRFNMEKNLRLVRITGIFFPMMVFFSNVSLSIVLYLGGRQVITGIISPGDFVAFISYIGMLTWPMMALGWVVNLIQRGKASLERIHRIVETMPDIYDKPDAKEIKDFKKEIVFDNICFSYQKGEQEVIKDFNLRLEKGKTLGIIGPPGSGKTSLLNLIPRIFDVSRGSILIDNNDIRQLITSDLRDMISFVPQEPFLFAGTVLENITFENPDIPEHLLIESVKKACLYDTIESFSKKFETIVGEKGVILSGGQKQRIALARAFLKDSPIIIFDDPISQVDAETGTIIINTIKDMAAKEDKTIIIVSHRLSAVRYADLIITMKHGKISESGSHEELMLKKGYYAKTFQLQEIEEGLNAI, from the coding sequence ATGAACACCTTTTATCTGATTAAACCCTATTTTGTTAAAAACCGGAGTTCTATTGCTCTGGGTCTTGTCTGCCTTATAGCAGTGGACTTGTTACAGCTTTTTATACCGCGGATAATCAAGCTGGCTGTTGATGATCTTGCATCATTAAAAGCCGGTGTCAGTGATTTAATGTGGTATGCCCTTAGTATTATCGGGATAACATTGTTTATTACAATACTGCGGTATTTCTGGAGAATTTTTCTAATGGGAATGTCTCGCGAGCTTGAAGAAGGGCTTCGCAACAGGCTTTTTTCACATATTCAGACCTTATCTGCTTCATATTTCAATAAAGTTAAATCTGGTGATCTTATGGCCCATGCAACCAATGATATTCATCATATACGCATGGCTTCAGGTATGGGAATGGTTGCTATTGCAAGCGCAGCAGTGCTGGGAATCAGCACTATTGGATTTATGGCATATATTAACCTCAGCTTGACCTTTTTTGTGCTTATTCCCATGCCTGGAATAATTTTATGTACCCGATTTTTCAGCAGACAAATGCTCAACGCATATATGGAGGTACAGAGTTCTTTTTCCGAACTTACCGAGATAGTAAGGGAAAGATTTACAGGCATCAGGATTGTAAAGGCTTATAATCGCGAACCTGAATCTATGTCAGTTGTGGAAAAGATTTCCAGGTTTAATATGGAAAAAAATCTAAGGCTTGTCAGGATTACCGGGATTTTTTTTCCAATGATGGTTTTTTTTTCCAATGTAAGTCTTTCTATTGTTCTTTATCTTGGCGGCCGCCAGGTTATAACAGGTATTATAAGCCCTGGAGATTTTGTAGCTTTTATCTCTTATATTGGAATGCTTACCTGGCCTATGATGGCTCTGGGCTGGGTTGTTAATCTTATTCAAAGGGGAAAAGCATCCCTTGAAAGAATTCACCGGATAGTTGAAACAATGCCTGATATTTATGATAAACCTGATGCAAAAGAGATAAAAGATTTTAAAAAAGAAATTGTTTTTGATAATATCTGTTTTTCTTATCAAAAAGGGGAGCAGGAGGTTATCAAGGATTTTAATCTCAGACTGGAAAAAGGAAAAACCCTGGGAATAATCGGTCCTCCTGGAAGCGGTAAGACCTCTTTATTAAATCTTATACCCAGGATATTTGATGTATCCAGAGGCAGTATTTTAATTGATAACAATGATATACGTCAGTTAATAACCTCTGATTTAAGAGATATGATCTCTTTTGTACCCCAGGAACCTTTTTTATTTGCAGGTACTGTCCTGGAAAATATTACCTTTGAAAATCCTGATATACCGGAGCATTTGTTAATAGAATCTGTTAAAAAAGCCTGTCTTTATGATACTATTGAATCTTTTTCAAAAAAATTTGAAACCATTGTTGGAGAAAAAGGGGTTATTTTGTCAGGAGGACAAAAACAAAGGATTGCACTTGCACGGGCATTTCTTAAAGACAGCCCTATAATCATTTTTGACGACCCCATAAGCCAGGTGGATGCGGAAACTGGAACAATCATTATCAATACAATCAAGGATATGGCAGCAAAGGAAGATAAAACAATTATAATTGTATCCCACAGGCTTTCGGCTGTTCGTTATGCAGACCTTATTATTACCATGAAACATGGGAAAATATCAGAATCAGGGTCCCATGAAGAGCTTATGCTGAAAAAAGGTTATTACGCAAAAACATTTCAACTGCAGGAGATTGAAGAGGGATTAAATGCAATCTGA
- a CDS encoding pyridoxal-phosphate-dependent aminotransferase family protein: MKTYPIPMVPGPVKVPAQVLKAYETNYGSPDLEPEFLELYNKTESQLKTILGTKNQVVIQTGEGMLALWTALRSCLNPGDRVLSAATGVFGYGIGKMAESIGAEVKIIGFEYNETLNNLESVEKAIQEFKPKMITAVHCETPSGTLNPLDRLGKLKKQYKVPLLYADVVASAGGTPVLTDEWNIDLALGGSQKCLSVPCCMSFLSVSDTAWDIINHVNYSGYDALKPFQYAQKNAFFPYTPYWHGMAALNKGAELLLNEGLENSYKRHKQAADLCCKRINETGLTLFPAPSAVSSPTVTAVNIPEKTTWKQLDQAFRKKGLVAAGSYGPLDGKIFRLGHMGTQADKELVAKAMDVVEEVIKNI; encoded by the coding sequence ATGAAAACCTATCCTATTCCAATGGTTCCAGGACCTGTTAAAGTCCCTGCACAGGTATTAAAAGCCTATGAAACAAACTATGGTTCACCTGATCTTGAACCTGAATTCCTGGAATTATACAACAAAACTGAATCCCAGCTTAAAACCATTCTTGGAACAAAAAATCAAGTTGTTATTCAAACTGGTGAAGGTATGCTTGCATTATGGACAGCTTTGCGAAGCTGTTTAAATCCAGGTGACCGGGTTTTATCTGCTGCTACAGGTGTTTTTGGTTATGGTATTGGAAAAATGGCTGAATCCATTGGTGCAGAGGTTAAAATAATCGGGTTTGAATATAATGAAACCTTGAATAATCTGGAATCTGTTGAAAAAGCAATCCAGGAATTTAAACCAAAAATGATAACAGCAGTACATTGTGAAACCCCGTCAGGAACCCTTAACCCTCTTGACAGGCTTGGAAAATTAAAAAAACAATACAAGGTACCCCTGCTGTATGCAGATGTGGTTGCAAGTGCAGGAGGCACCCCTGTCCTGACTGATGAATGGAATATTGATCTTGCACTTGGAGGGTCTCAAAAATGTCTTTCTGTTCCCTGCTGCATGTCTTTTCTTTCAGTCAGTGATACAGCCTGGGATATTATAAATCACGTAAATTATTCAGGTTATGATGCACTAAAACCATTTCAATATGCACAAAAAAATGCCTTTTTCCCTTACACACCATACTGGCACGGCATGGCTGCATTAAATAAAGGTGCAGAGCTTCTGCTGAATGAGGGGCTTGAAAACAGTTATAAACGTCATAAACAGGCTGCTGATTTATGCTGCAAGCGGATAAATGAAACAGGGCTTACACTCTTCCCTGCACCATCTGCAGTCTCATCCCCGACTGTTACTGCTGTTAATATACCTGAAAAAACAACATGGAAACAACTGGATCAGGCATTCAGAAAAAAAGGGCTGGTTGCTGCAGGCAGTTACGGCCCTCTGGATGGAAAGATTTTTCGACTGGGACATATGGGAACCCAGGCAGACAAGGAGCTTGTAGCAAAGGCAATGGATGTGGTTGAAGAGGTAATCAAAAATATCTGA
- a CDS encoding UPF0280 family protein, whose amino-acid sequence MYEERSYRKLIDKGRREFFKITVKETDLYIHARPCLKETVKELILQYRGYIEAYICQYPEFAAALNPWHLPGPAHKIIRDMADAGIKAGVGPMAAVAGVMSEYVGQELLKYSREVIVENGGDIFIKTSTPVTTAIYAGTSRLSMKIGLKIDSTQKPVSICTSSGTIGHSLSFGKADAICVISDICAIADAAATSIGNHVKTKSDIQKSIEFGKKIQGVRGIVIIMGDNIGAWGDVELVPV is encoded by the coding sequence ATGTATGAAGAACGTTCTTATAGAAAGTTAATAGATAAGGGCAGGCGTGAATTTTTCAAGATAACAGTTAAGGAAACAGATCTTTATATTCACGCAAGACCTTGTCTAAAAGAAACCGTAAAGGAATTAATCTTGCAGTACCGGGGATATATTGAAGCATATATCTGCCAGTATCCTGAATTTGCCGCCGCCTTGAATCCCTGGCATCTGCCAGGGCCTGCACATAAAATCATCAGGGATATGGCTGATGCAGGTATAAAAGCCGGTGTAGGTCCAATGGCCGCAGTAGCAGGTGTTATGTCAGAATATGTAGGACAGGAGCTTTTGAAGTACAGCAGGGAAGTCATAGTGGAAAACGGGGGAGATATTTTTATAAAAACCAGCACTCCTGTTACAACAGCTATTTATGCAGGCACCTCGCGTTTAAGCATGAAAATCGGCTTAAAGATTGATTCAACACAAAAACCTGTATCCATTTGCACATCATCAGGAACCATAGGCCATTCCCTGAGTTTTGGAAAAGCTGATGCCATATGCGTAATATCTGATATATGTGCTATTGCAGATGCAGCCGCAACCTCCATAGGAAACCATGTAAAAACAAAGTCAGACATTCAAAAATCTATTGAATTTGGAAAAAAAATTCAAGGAGTTAGAGGAATTGTAATTATTATGGGAGATAATATCGGGGCCTGGGGAGATGTTGAGCTTGTGCCTGTTTGA
- a CDS encoding PAS domain-containing hybrid sensor histidine kinase/response regulator, translating to MNTILIFSIIFQIGSAYLALKLIPLTGKRSAWILISSAILFMVFRRCMSLYQTIQFNLPVNDFEIVAELIALITSIFMFLGIAQIKSLFNSIKQTKDNLEQSEEKYRSLFEESKDAIYETNLEGDIIGINQSFAELFGYTKIELMNINIKDIYPVPEDRFDFQFHIEKNGYLKDYEIKFRKKDGTIIDCIMTSGVRMHNKKTTGYRGIIRDISRRKQMEKALRESESQFRSLAESTASGIFIIQGHRFKYVNPSGENISGYSKNNLVKKTYRNIIHQDFHAVIKKLIDKIVSNEKFCIRDEIKIITQNGTEKWIDMTITPIKFEEHTGILVTAFDITRAKQVEQELRESEKRYRLFFEEDLTGDYLTDIDGRILACNPAFAKIFGFSSVKEAVKHDASQFYSSFEKRKEFLELLQKEKKLEYYEIELRDKNNKQIHVIENAIGIFNEKNELVNMKGYIFDITESKKIEKQLRQSQKMEAIGTLAGGIAHDFNNILVPIIGYAEMALLQHVTSEKREKYIKEILKAATRAKELVHQIVTFSRQNECKKMPLKIQFIIKEALKLIISSLPATIKIIQNIDDNCGPVNAEPVQIHQIIMNLCTNAYHAMEKTGGKLEIGLSEIYMDNNRLNMESGIKEGTYLRLTVSDTGCGMDEKTMSRIFEPYFTTKEKGKGTGLGLAIIHGIVKSYNGDIRVYSEVQKGTTFQIYLPRIFSKEADKQIENNFLQTGSERILLIDDELPIIEMGKEMLENLGYKVTAFKNGIEAAEIFEHNPENFDIVITDQTMSCITGIELAEKLLKIRADIPIILCSGFSEMVTSANIENLGICSYLMKPVSTQDMSTAIRKAIEKKIKPVS from the coding sequence ATGAATACAATACTAATTTTTTCTATTATTTTTCAAATTGGTTCTGCTTATCTGGCATTGAAACTTATACCGCTTACCGGAAAACGAAGTGCTTGGATTCTTATATCATCTGCTATTCTTTTCATGGTTTTCCGGCGCTGTATGTCCTTGTATCAGACAATACAATTTAATCTCCCTGTTAATGATTTTGAAATTGTTGCGGAATTAATAGCTTTGATTACATCAATTTTCATGTTTTTAGGTATTGCCCAAATCAAGTCGCTTTTTAATTCAATCAAGCAGACAAAAGATAATCTTGAACAAAGCGAGGAAAAATACCGCAGTCTTTTTGAAGAAAGTAAGGATGCAATTTATGAAACTAATCTTGAAGGGGACATAATCGGAATTAACCAGTCTTTTGCAGAGCTTTTCGGATATACAAAAATTGAGTTGATGAATATTAACATCAAAGATATTTACCCGGTTCCTGAAGATCGCTTTGATTTTCAGTTTCATATAGAAAAAAACGGTTATCTTAAGGATTATGAAATAAAGTTCAGGAAAAAGGATGGAACAATAATTGACTGCATAATGACTTCAGGTGTCAGGATGCACAATAAAAAAACAACAGGATACAGAGGCATTATACGGGATATAAGCCGCAGAAAACAAATGGAAAAAGCACTCAGAGAGAGTGAATCCCAATTTCGTTCGTTAGCTGAAAGTACTGCTTCAGGTATTTTTATTATACAGGGGCACAGGTTCAAATATGTTAATCCTTCAGGTGAGAATATAAGTGGATATTCTAAAAATAATCTTGTTAAAAAAACTTATAGAAACATTATACATCAAGATTTTCATGCTGTCATAAAAAAACTTATAGATAAAATAGTATCAAATGAAAAGTTCTGTATCAGGGATGAAATTAAGATTATTACCCAAAACGGAACGGAAAAATGGATTGATATGACAATTACTCCCATAAAATTTGAGGAGCATACAGGGATACTGGTAACAGCATTTGATATTACAAGAGCAAAACAGGTAGAGCAAGAGCTCAGGGAAAGCGAGAAGAGATATCGTCTTTTTTTTGAAGAGGATCTTACAGGAGATTATCTTACCGACATAGACGGGCGTATTTTAGCATGTAATCCGGCCTTTGCAAAAATTTTTGGATTTTCATCTGTTAAAGAAGCTGTTAAACATGATGCCAGCCAGTTTTATTCCAGTTTTGAGAAACGTAAAGAATTTCTTGAATTATTACAAAAAGAAAAAAAGCTTGAATACTATGAAATAGAATTAAGAGATAAAAATAACAAACAAATTCATGTAATTGAAAATGCTATCGGCATATTCAATGAAAAAAATGAACTGGTTAATATGAAAGGCTATATCTTTGATATTACAGAATCAAAAAAAATAGAAAAACAACTTCGCCAGTCCCAGAAAATGGAGGCAATAGGCACACTGGCAGGGGGAATAGCCCATGATTTTAACAATATCCTGGTTCCCATTATCGGATATGCTGAAATGGCTTTATTGCAACATGTTACTTCTGAAAAAAGAGAAAAATACATAAAAGAGATTCTAAAAGCAGCAACTCGGGCAAAAGAACTGGTTCATCAAATAGTAACCTTTAGCCGCCAGAATGAATGTAAAAAAATGCCGTTAAAAATTCAATTTATTATAAAGGAAGCACTAAAGCTTATAATATCCAGCCTGCCTGCCACTATAAAAATTATACAAAATATTGATGATAACTGCGGTCCTGTTAATGCTGAACCTGTGCAGATCCACCAGATTATTATGAATCTTTGCACTAATGCCTATCATGCAATGGAGAAAACAGGGGGAAAACTTGAAATTGGTCTTAGCGAGATATACATGGACAATAACAGGCTGAATATGGAATCCGGAATCAAGGAAGGTACTTATCTCAGATTAACAGTAAGTGACACAGGCTGCGGCATGGATGAAAAAACCATGAGCAGAATATTTGAACCTTATTTTACCACAAAGGAAAAAGGAAAAGGTACTGGACTTGGGCTTGCTATTATTCACGGGATTGTTAAAAGTTATAATGGGGACATCCGTGTTTACAGCGAGGTGCAGAAAGGAACCACATTCCAGATTTATCTTCCAAGGATTTTCAGTAAAGAAGCTGATAAACAAATAGAAAATAATTTTTTACAGACAGGCAGCGAAAGAATTCTTTTAATTGACGATGAATTGCCCATTATTGAAATGGGCAAAGAAATGCTGGAGAATCTTGGTTACAAGGTTACAGCATTTAAAAACGGAATTGAAGCTGCTGAAATTTTTGAACATAACCCTGAAAATTTTGATATTGTCATTACTGACCAGACAATGTCTTGTATAACCGGAATAGAGCTTGCTGAAAAATTATTAAAGATCAGAGCTGACATACCTATTATTTTATGTTCGGGCTTTAGTGAAATGGTAACATCCGCAAATATTGAAAATTTGGGAATCTGTTCCTATTTAATGAAACCGGTCAGTACACAGGATATGTCAACCGCTATCAGGAAAGCTATTGAAAAGAAAATCAAGCCGGTCAGTTGA